From a region of the Fischerella sp. JS2 genome:
- a CDS encoding peptidase domain-containing ABC transporter, translating into MKPAITQTDIIKFLADTPPFSKLPPVTLETIAAKCQLLQYRTGQWMLVRERMPAQVMVIYQGQARLLGYDQRRAAQVSLTVVEPGEFLGWLGLLRGVSCEAAIASSEVIAITLEAEEFLQLLGKEPEFAEAVRSRPQIIEVFDLLSLELQRQADAATDLKDLVRQHWQQITVVNLPPGKVDSQKFNDDHIWLISAGMFDGMSVGSRLLIDNNHPDIWHSDTEVRLIGIPWKSNTKKSSKDNTSSLAISPAPEYPPNPAVEHIASADSIFVSGQGPLDVSLACFQMLHRILGGSFRRDLIRKVLTNQLKSNKQISLQVAGAVVEMMGLQAQLVKVPANVINRLSAPAIIYWQESLALLYKITEHEIVVAAPETGISYYSLGEFGNIWGQSGQVLVIEKPEEERPEKFSLRWFLPSIYKYRLVLIEVLVASFFVQVFGLANPIITQIIIDNVLMQKSLDTLDILGIFLLVIAVFEAILTSLRTYLFADTTNRIDIRLGSEVIEHLLRLPLSYFERRRVGELAGRINELENIRSFLTGTALTVVLDAVFSVIYIAVMLFYSWVLTLVALACVPLFALLTTLVVPVVQRQLRKKAERYADTQSYLVEVLTGIQTVKAQNIELKSRWQWRDRYTRYISAGFKNVLTSSTANSISGFLNQFSSFVLLWVGAHLVISNQLTLGQLIAFRIIAGYVTSPLLRLIQLSQNFQEVALSIERLGDVLDTAPEVQPSDRHNIPLPEIEGAVKYTSVSFGFNPDDALQLLNINLDIAPGTFVGIVGQSGSGKSTMTKLLPRLYEPLTGQIQIDGYDIRKVELNSLRRQIGMVLQDTLLFEGTIQENIALIRPEATTEEIIAAAKAAAAHDFIMALPNGYNTSVGERGSALSGGQRQRIAIARTVLQNPRLLILDEATSALDYQSEQQVCRNLMEVFGGRTVFFITHRLNTVKNADVIIIMDRGAIAEQGTHDELMAMKGRYYCLYQQQGQQE; encoded by the coding sequence ATGAAGCCAGCTATTACCCAAACCGACATCATAAAATTCTTAGCCGATACTCCCCCTTTCAGCAAACTACCGCCAGTTACCTTAGAAACAATTGCAGCGAAATGCCAACTGTTGCAATATCGTACTGGACAGTGGATGTTGGTGAGGGAAAGAATGCCAGCGCAAGTGATGGTAATTTATCAAGGACAAGCGCGGCTATTGGGCTACGACCAACGTAGGGCTGCTCAGGTGAGTTTGACGGTGGTAGAGCCAGGAGAGTTCCTGGGTTGGCTAGGATTATTACGTGGGGTAAGTTGCGAAGCAGCGATCGCTTCTAGTGAAGTCATTGCTATTACTCTGGAAGCAGAAGAATTTCTGCAATTGCTGGGCAAAGAACCAGAGTTTGCCGAAGCAGTGCGATCGCGTCCACAGATCATAGAAGTATTTGATCTCCTGAGTTTGGAACTCCAACGACAAGCAGATGCAGCTACCGATTTAAAAGACTTAGTCCGTCAGCATTGGCAACAAATAACGGTGGTGAATCTGCCACCAGGGAAAGTAGATTCCCAGAAATTTAATGATGACCACATTTGGCTAATCAGCGCTGGTATGTTCGATGGAATGAGCGTTGGTAGCCGATTATTGATAGATAACAACCATCCAGATATTTGGCACAGTGACACCGAAGTCCGTTTAATTGGTATTCCCTGGAAGTCTAATACCAAGAAATCTAGCAAGGACAATACTTCCAGTCTGGCAATTTCCCCCGCCCCAGAATACCCACCTAATCCTGCTGTCGAACATATCGCATCAGCTGACAGCATATTCGTATCAGGACAAGGCCCCCTTGATGTTTCCTTAGCGTGTTTCCAGATGTTACATCGCATCTTAGGGGGTTCTTTTCGCCGGGATTTAATTCGCAAAGTCTTGACAAATCAACTTAAATCGAACAAGCAGATTTCCCTACAAGTAGCAGGGGCCGTTGTGGAAATGATGGGTTTGCAAGCCCAGTTAGTCAAAGTTCCTGCTAACGTCATCAATCGTTTGAGTGCGCCAGCCATCATCTATTGGCAAGAAAGTTTAGCCTTACTGTACAAAATCACAGAACATGAAATCGTTGTCGCTGCCCCAGAAACAGGCATTTCTTATTATTCTCTGGGAGAGTTTGGCAACATCTGGGGACAATCAGGACAAGTCTTGGTTATCGAAAAACCAGAAGAGGAACGTCCAGAAAAATTTAGTCTGCGTTGGTTTTTACCTTCCATCTACAAATACCGCTTGGTATTGATTGAGGTTCTGGTTGCTTCATTTTTTGTCCAAGTATTTGGCTTGGCAAACCCAATCATTACCCAGATCATCATCGATAATGTCTTGATGCAAAAAAGCCTCGATACTCTCGATATTTTGGGGATTTTCTTACTTGTCATTGCAGTATTTGAGGCCATCTTGACGAGTCTGCGTACCTATTTATTTGCCGATACTACCAACCGGATTGATATCCGCCTGGGTTCAGAAGTCATTGAACATCTGTTGCGATTGCCCTTAAGTTACTTTGAACGTCGCCGCGTCGGTGAATTGGCAGGGCGGATTAATGAACTCGAGAATATTCGTTCTTTCTTGACCGGAACAGCATTGACAGTGGTGCTAGATGCGGTGTTTTCGGTGATTTATATCGCCGTCATGCTGTTTTATAGTTGGGTGCTGACACTCGTTGCACTAGCTTGTGTCCCATTGTTTGCCCTGTTGACAACTTTGGTGGTTCCCGTCGTCCAGCGACAATTACGCAAAAAAGCCGAACGCTATGCTGATACCCAATCTTATTTGGTAGAGGTACTCACCGGCATTCAAACAGTCAAAGCCCAGAATATTGAATTGAAATCCCGTTGGCAATGGCGCGATCGCTATACCCGCTACATCAGCGCTGGATTCAAGAACGTATTAACTTCCAGCACCGCCAACTCCATCAGTGGATTTTTAAATCAATTCTCTAGTTTTGTATTGTTGTGGGTAGGCGCTCATTTAGTCATCTCTAATCAACTCACCCTTGGTCAATTAATCGCCTTTCGCATCATTGCTGGTTATGTTACCAGTCCTCTGTTACGTCTGATTCAACTTTCACAAAACTTTCAAGAAGTGGCATTATCCATCGAACGTCTTGGTGATGTCTTAGATACCGCCCCAGAAGTACAGCCAAGCGATCGCCACAATATCCCCTTACCGGAAATTGAAGGCGCAGTCAAATACACAAGCGTTTCCTTTGGTTTCAATCCTGATGATGCTTTGCAACTGCTCAACATTAATCTTGACATTGCCCCTGGTACTTTCGTCGGCATTGTCGGACAAAGTGGTTCCGGTAAAAGTACAATGACAAAATTATTACCCAGACTCTATGAACCATTAACAGGGCAAATCCAGATAGATGGCTATGACATTAGAAAAGTAGAGTTAAATTCCCTGCGCCGTCAAATTGGCATGGTGCTACAAGATACCCTATTATTTGAAGGGACGATTCAAGAAAACATTGCCCTCATTCGCCCAGAAGCAACTACCGAAGAAATCATTGCTGCTGCCAAAGCTGCTGCTGCACACGATTTCATCATGGCACTACCCAACGGCTACAACACAAGCGTAGGGGAACGGGGTTCTGCCCTTTCCGGTGGACAAAGGCAACGCATCGCCATCGCCCGTACAGTTTTGCAAAATCCGCGACTACTGATTTTAGACGAAGCTACCAGCGCTTTAGATTACCAATCGGAACAACAAGTATGTCGCAACCTCATGGAAGTCTTTGGTGGTCGCACCGTTTTCTTCATCACCCACCGTCTGAACACAGTCAAAAATGCCGATGTCATCATCATCATGGATCGGGGTGCGATCGCTGAACAAGGAACCCATGACGAACTCATGGCCATGAAAGGACGATATTACTGTCTCTATCAACAACAAGGACAACAAGAGTAA
- a CDS encoding peptidylprolyl isomerase: protein MTIQTLQVGNEVLQADQLLSLLHRYQLLPQVLRAKVIDEAIALLSCTQADKQAAIASFMARHQLTSPEEQQAWLQQHQLTEAEMQELAIRPVLIQKFQLAMWGNKLESYFLQRKANLDQVVYSLIRTKDEGLAQELYFRICEGEQSFASAAQKYSQGPEAQTGGVLGPVPLSQPHPIIQQILSVSQPGQLWEPRAIADWFVIIRLEKLMPAQLNDAMQQQLLDELFEIWIQKQVQTRLQSSNHNMEAMAA, encoded by the coding sequence ATGACGATACAAACCTTGCAAGTGGGTAACGAAGTACTTCAGGCAGATCAATTATTGTCTTTGCTACATCGTTATCAGTTGTTGCCGCAGGTATTACGCGCCAAAGTCATAGACGAGGCGATCGCACTTTTGAGTTGCACACAAGCAGACAAGCAAGCAGCGATCGCTAGCTTTATGGCGCGTCATCAACTCACCTCACCAGAGGAACAACAAGCATGGTTGCAACAGCACCAGCTAACAGAAGCAGAAATGCAAGAATTGGCAATCCGTCCGGTGCTGATCCAAAAATTTCAACTTGCAATGTGGGGCAATAAGTTGGAGTCTTACTTTCTGCAACGAAAAGCCAACCTAGATCAGGTTGTATATTCTCTAATTCGCACCAAAGACGAAGGACTAGCCCAGGAATTGTATTTTCGGATTTGTGAAGGAGAACAATCTTTTGCTAGTGCAGCCCAGAAATATTCCCAAGGGCCAGAAGCCCAAACAGGAGGAGTTTTGGGGCCAGTTCCCTTATCTCAACCCCATCCAATCATTCAACAAATTTTATCAGTGAGCCAACCTGGTCAACTTTGGGAACCACGGGCAATAGCTGATTGGTTTGTCATCATTCGCCTAGAAAAATTAATGCCTGCACAGTTAAATGACGCTATGCAGCAGCAGTTATTAGATGAACTCTTTGAAATCTGGATACAAAAACAAGTTCAAACGCGCCTACAATCCTCTAACCATAATATGGAGGCTATGGCAGCGTAA
- a CDS encoding choice-of-anchor Q domain-containing protein — protein sequence MANTLGTNLSGVSDHSSGLPFLDHFKTASDWMSQNSKIGEKPQGIQLDLDKTGWEKSLPNSGVSTWLHKDLGIKDNGLHSSNNSNLFSGTEDRQLLSNDDNDKLRGNIDRDVLTGIKDKPTSDTRPETTTSDILGTSIISDSTHKPAVLAATTDSSQSHNSGDVYYVSPNGSDDNPGTLDKPWKTVNHAVNEKSPVKAGDTILVQPGTYTEIITLGKSGDSKLGDITLKANGDVTLRDPDPNSGFFREGVIQSAGKGNWVIDGFRIENTSWAGISLRDAYNMTVQNNHTYETGASGIIVMPDTYYNGGEGEVTSKNIKVLNNTVERASWIWKGNAAKQGNINDGFDLTTSTQESLSIWGVDGFEVANNTVKEGNREGIDIKTGSRNGSVHDNTVTGQAIVSGTPDGYSGGPALYIEGNRADMFNIDVYNNVVANNTAGGLVITDEVPNQGDVSDIRVYNNIVLDNGKDGVNSGQGIGVSSNVSNVEIVNNTIDGNVQGFLIDGSDNYGGYKPKNILVRNNIFANSSFRNGLVEDAENVTLDHNLFTNKFAKAYETGNGVSNLQAENNTQADSVGFADLAGNNFNLTANSPAIDTGSAAITDYAKLDHNGKQRGQGKGVDIGAYEFQS from the coding sequence ATGGCGAATACTTTAGGCACAAACCTAAGTGGAGTTTCTGACCACTCTAGCGGATTACCATTTTTGGATCACTTCAAAACTGCTAGTGACTGGATGTCTCAAAATTCCAAAATAGGGGAAAAGCCGCAAGGAATTCAACTGGATTTAGATAAAACTGGTTGGGAAAAATCCTTACCTAACTCAGGAGTTAGTACTTGGCTGCACAAAGACTTGGGTATAAAAGACAACGGATTACATAGTAGCAACAACAGCAATCTATTTTCTGGTACAGAAGATAGACAACTCCTAAGCAATGATGACAATGATAAACTCAGGGGCAACATAGATAGAGATGTTCTAACTGGCATCAAAGACAAGCCCACTTCTGATACTCGACCAGAAACTACAACTTCAGATATTCTAGGCACGAGTATCATTAGTGACTCTACTCACAAACCGGCTGTTCTAGCAGCAACTACAGACTCGAGTCAGTCTCATAACTCTGGGGATGTCTACTACGTTTCACCCAATGGCAGCGATGATAATCCAGGTACACTTGATAAACCCTGGAAAACTGTAAACCATGCAGTGAATGAAAAATCTCCTGTGAAGGCAGGTGACACAATTCTAGTTCAGCCTGGGACTTACACAGAAATCATCACCCTCGGTAAATCTGGTGATAGTAAGTTGGGTGACATCACACTTAAAGCCAATGGGGATGTTACCTTGCGTGACCCTGACCCAAATAGTGGCTTTTTCCGGGAAGGAGTAATTCAGTCAGCTGGCAAAGGTAATTGGGTAATTGATGGCTTCCGGATTGAGAACACATCCTGGGCGGGAATCTCTTTACGTGATGCCTACAACATGACAGTGCAAAATAATCACACCTACGAGACTGGTGCTTCTGGGATCATCGTCATGCCAGATACCTACTACAACGGTGGCGAAGGCGAGGTGACGAGTAAAAATATCAAGGTGTTAAATAACACTGTAGAACGAGCAAGCTGGATATGGAAGGGTAACGCTGCTAAACAAGGCAATATCAACGACGGTTTCGACCTCACAACTAGTACACAAGAATCACTAAGTATCTGGGGTGTTGATGGTTTCGAGGTGGCTAATAACACTGTCAAAGAAGGTAATCGCGAAGGTATTGATATCAAAACTGGCTCCCGCAATGGTTCTGTCCACGACAATACTGTTACTGGTCAAGCCATAGTTAGCGGTACACCCGATGGTTATAGCGGTGGCCCTGCCCTCTATATTGAAGGCAACCGTGCTGACATGTTCAACATTGATGTTTACAACAATGTTGTTGCTAATAATACTGCTGGTGGACTTGTGATTACAGATGAAGTTCCCAATCAAGGGGATGTATCTGATATCCGTGTCTACAACAACATTGTTCTTGATAACGGCAAGGACGGCGTGAATAGTGGTCAAGGAATTGGTGTCAGCAGTAATGTGAGTAATGTTGAAATTGTCAACAATACCATTGATGGCAATGTTCAAGGTTTCTTAATCGATGGTTCTGACAACTATGGTGGTTATAAACCTAAGAACATTCTGGTTCGCAACAATATCTTCGCGAATAGCAGTTTTCGTAATGGCTTAGTTGAAGATGCTGAGAATGTGACCCTAGACCATAACTTATTTACGAATAAGTTTGCAAAAGCCTATGAAACTGGCAATGGAGTGAGTAATTTGCAAGCTGAGAACAATACTCAGGCGGATTCGGTTGGATTTGCCGATTTAGCAGGCAATAATTTCAATCTCACAGCAAATTCACCAGCAATTGATACTGGTTCGGCTGCGATCACTGATTACGCAAAGCTGGATCACAACGGCAAACAACGCGGTCAAGGTAAGGGCGTTGATATAGGTGCTTATGAGTTCCAGTCTTAG
- a CDS encoding type I secretion C-terminal target domain-containing protein, translated as MANTLGINLNGVSYWSSQLPFLDHFKTASDWMPQNFKTGDKPQGIQLDLDENGWVKSLPKSGSGNYDSVQTLINLISPTPGVKENYPSGKYVVLYDGEGKLEYGSDAKLDTNASKPGRDVINVTPSSKGITLSLTETDPKGTGNYLRNIRLVPEPEEKNYQKQVFNPTFVDKTDNYSTLRFMDWMGTNNSKQGDWKNRPTVDSSTYTYFNKGVPVEVMVDLANRTGANPWFNMPHQASDEYMANFAKVVKEKLNPNLKVYVEYSNEVWNGVFGQHQWAQEQGQKLGGDWTDWHSRRTEQMGDIWDKVFGNDSDRVVTVLGAQNGNLQLTDQLMQKVKAYDPNSTVDAIGIAPYLGIFVTPNKQDWTVAQSEVESWTKESDGGLNKVFDYLNKTQLPQQLDNISKHSEQAKKYGLDLVGYEGGQHLTGLSGSENNQAITDLFIKANRDPRMGQVYKEYLKGWDKLSGDSELVAYSDIVTPTKWGAWGALEHVNQSTSPKWEVIQDFINNGDNSQSTTPVTQAVGNGSDTLKNGQSNAHSKDDQSNTEVKGYMRDQGVDILMGSSNNDELSGGKGKDSLNGGDGDDQIIASLGEDELTGGAGRDRFIYQDVQSQGDTITDFDHNQDAIDLRQIMSGPAYNGSNKFSDYLEFQQIGSDTAVRLDMDGSQKSGGFENLMMLSNVDASSLSPSNFVLS; from the coding sequence ATGGCGAATACTTTAGGCATAAACCTGAATGGAGTCTCTTACTGGTCTAGCCAATTACCATTTTTGGATCACTTCAAAACGGCCAGTGACTGGATGCCTCAAAATTTCAAAACAGGAGATAAGCCGCAAGGAATTCAACTAGATTTAGATGAAAATGGTTGGGTAAAATCCTTACCTAAATCAGGCAGTGGCAATTATGATAGCGTCCAAACTCTGATCAATCTCATCTCTCCCACACCAGGAGTTAAAGAAAATTACCCTAGTGGTAAATATGTAGTTTTGTACGATGGCGAGGGCAAGTTAGAGTATGGCTCAGATGCCAAGCTCGATACAAATGCTTCTAAACCTGGTCGTGATGTGATTAATGTCACACCCTCTAGTAAGGGGATAACCTTATCACTTACCGAAACCGACCCTAAAGGTACAGGAAACTATCTTCGCAATATCCGCCTTGTACCTGAACCCGAGGAAAAAAATTACCAGAAACAGGTATTTAATCCTACCTTTGTCGATAAAACTGACAATTACTCTACCCTCCGATTTATGGATTGGATGGGTACCAACAACTCTAAACAGGGTGATTGGAAAAATCGACCGACAGTTGACAGTTCTACCTACACCTACTTTAATAAGGGTGTGCCTGTAGAAGTAATGGTTGATTTAGCCAATCGTACCGGGGCTAATCCTTGGTTTAATATGCCCCACCAAGCCTCGGATGAATACATGGCTAACTTTGCCAAAGTTGTCAAAGAAAAGCTCAATCCCAACCTAAAAGTTTATGTAGAATATTCCAACGAAGTGTGGAATGGTGTTTTTGGTCAACATCAATGGGCGCAAGAGCAAGGGCAAAAGTTGGGTGGTGATTGGACAGACTGGCACAGTCGCCGTACAGAACAGATGGGTGATATCTGGGATAAAGTCTTTGGCAACGATAGCGATCGCGTAGTCACGGTTCTCGGCGCTCAGAATGGTAACTTACAGTTGACTGACCAACTGATGCAGAAGGTGAAAGCGTACGATCCAAATTCTACAGTGGATGCGATCGGTATTGCTCCTTACCTGGGGATATTTGTGACTCCAAACAAGCAAGATTGGACGGTCGCACAATCAGAAGTAGAAAGCTGGACTAAGGAATCAGACGGAGGTCTGAACAAAGTCTTTGACTACTTGAACAAAACACAACTACCCCAACAACTAGACAACATTAGTAAGCACTCAGAACAGGCGAAAAAATATGGTCTGGATCTGGTTGGCTATGAAGGTGGACAGCATCTAACAGGGCTGAGTGGGTCAGAGAATAATCAGGCAATCACTGATTTATTTATCAAGGCTAACCGTGACCCACGTATGGGGCAAGTGTATAAAGAATACCTCAAAGGTTGGGACAAGCTAAGTGGCGATAGTGAACTTGTCGCCTACTCTGACATTGTTACACCGACTAAATGGGGTGCCTGGGGTGCTTTAGAACACGTTAATCAATCTACTTCTCCGAAATGGGAGGTGATACAGGATTTTATCAACAATGGTGATAACTCTCAATCAACTACTCCCGTCACACAAGCTGTTGGTAACGGGAGTGATACCCTCAAGAATGGTCAAAGTAATGCACACAGCAAAGATGACCAGAGTAATACCGAAGTCAAGGGATATATGCGCGATCAGGGCGTTGATATCCTCATGGGTAGTTCAAACAATGATGAACTATCAGGGGGTAAAGGCAAAGATTCTCTCAATGGCGGCGATGGTGACGATCAAATCATCGCTAGCTTAGGAGAAGATGAATTAACTGGTGGTGCTGGGCGCGATCGCTTTATCTATCAGGATGTGCAAAGCCAAGGAGATACCATTACTGATTTTGACCACAATCAAGATGCGATCGACTTGCGTCAAATTATGTCTGGTCCGGCTTATAACGGCTCAAATAAATTCTCTGACTACCTGGAATTTCAACAGATTGGTAGTGATACAGCCGTTCGCCTAGATATGGATGGAAGTCAAAAATCCGGTGGTTTTGAGAATTTGATGATGTTGTCAAACGTTGATGCATCAAGTTTAAGCCCCAGTAACTTTGTTCTCAGTTAA
- a CDS encoding CAP domain-containing protein, with amino-acid sequence MATNNMTFEQQVVKLTNEERAKNGLAPLKENAELNYAADEYAEQMSETGVLSHTGPDGSQPWDRAKTVGYEAQTMGENIARGQKTPEEVVAAWMNSPGHRANILNSKYTEIGVGFDDNFWVQDFGSGDLNPNSYIPNSSSSDASGSSEPTPQPGDDTDTVSGETGQPPQDTQDNNVIEGSPTNDQLNGGNKKNPLMGDADVDMLTGDQGKNVSPGEKDNNVFKVGDKNSILDTLFSAGRDRLVYGAVQDKDVIASSDTNHNGSDLRQILTGQVNSGQNQFSDYLKPINIGGDTTSCSDVFDNTKLGGFDNSSVMPNLDVSKLTSGNFMK; translated from the coding sequence ATGGCAACAAACAATATGACATTTGAACAACAAGTTGTAAAACTAACAAACGAAGAACGAGCTAAGAATGGTCTTGCACCTCTCAAAGAGAATGCTGAACTCAACTATGCTGCTGACGAATATGCGGAACAGATGTCAGAAACTGGCGTTTTGAGTCATACAGGACCAGATGGTTCTCAACCGTGGGATCGGGCAAAGACTGTTGGTTATGAAGCGCAAACTATGGGCGAGAACATTGCTCGTGGTCAAAAAACTCCTGAAGAGGTTGTAGCAGCTTGGATGAACAGTCCTGGACACCGGGCTAATATTCTCAATTCCAAATATACTGAAATTGGCGTTGGTTTTGATGACAATTTTTGGGTTCAGGATTTTGGTAGTGGTGATCTCAATCCTAATAGCTACATCCCAAATTCCTCATCTTCTGATGCTTCTGGATCTTCTGAACCAACACCTCAACCTGGTGATGATACTGATACCGTGAGTGGCGAAACGGGTCAGCCACCACAAGACACCCAAGATAATAATGTCATCGAGGGTAGCCCAACAAATGATCAATTGAATGGAGGAAATAAAAAAAATCCCCTCATGGGTGATGCTGATGTCGATATGCTGACTGGTGATCAAGGCAAAAATGTATCACCCGGAGAAAAAGATAACAATGTCTTTAAGGTTGGTGATAAGAACAGCATCCTTGATACTCTTTTTAGTGCTGGACGCGATCGCCTAGTATATGGCGCTGTACAAGACAAAGACGTGATTGCTAGTTCTGATACTAATCACAACGGAAGCGACCTACGTCAAATTCTGACTGGCCAGGTTAATAGCGGTCAAAATCAATTCTCTGATTACCTGAAACCCATAAATATTGGTGGTGATACCACTAGTTGTTCTGACGTATTTGACAATACAAAACTTGGTGGGTTTGATAATTCTTCTGTAATGCCAAACTTAGATGTGTCTAAATTAACTAGTGGTAACTTCATGAAGTAA
- a CDS encoding ABC transporter permease: protein MTTTRISPEVFWDWLVRIFTSETFLYVIKRLLQALLTLFLASALSFFIIQLAPGDFLSTLQQNPKIDPARIEQLRRQFGLDKSWPEQFFLWLWRIITQGDFGTSFVYQRSVASLIWERVPATLLLAISSLIVTWVIAIPLGIVAAVKQNRFTDRILQVISYAGQGFPSFITALLLLIFAQLTTPLFPVGGMTSINYTDLTWFGKILDVGWHMILPTIALSITSFAGLQRITRGELLDVLRQDYIQTARAKGLPENRVIYVHALRNAINPLITLLGFELAGLLSGAFIAEFFFNWPGLGRLTLQAVQNQDLYLLMASLVMGAVLLIVGNLIADLLLKAADPRIRLENLN from the coding sequence ATGACAACCACAAGAATTTCCCCGGAAGTATTTTGGGATTGGCTAGTAAGGATATTTACTAGCGAAACTTTTCTTTATGTGATCAAAAGATTATTGCAGGCGCTGTTAACTTTGTTTTTAGCGTCAGCGTTGTCGTTTTTTATTATTCAACTTGCTCCTGGAGATTTTTTATCCACACTACAGCAAAATCCAAAAATCGATCCAGCGAGAATTGAACAACTCAGGCGACAATTTGGTTTGGATAAGTCATGGCCAGAGCAATTCTTTCTGTGGCTATGGCGTATTATCACTCAAGGGGATTTTGGCACAAGTTTTGTTTACCAACGTTCTGTAGCGTCACTGATTTGGGAGCGAGTTCCAGCAACTCTATTATTGGCTATCTCTTCTTTGATTGTGACTTGGGTGATCGCTATTCCGTTGGGTATCGTGGCTGCTGTGAAGCAAAATCGCTTTACAGACCGAATTTTACAAGTGATTAGCTATGCTGGACAAGGATTTCCCAGTTTCATCACTGCTTTGTTATTGCTGATTTTTGCTCAATTGACTACTCCCCTATTTCCTGTAGGTGGAATGACCAGCATCAATTACACTGATTTGACATGGTTTGGTAAAATTCTCGATGTCGGCTGGCACATGATTTTACCTACCATCGCCCTCAGCATCACTAGCTTTGCTGGGTTGCAGCGCATTACTCGTGGTGAACTACTAGATGTACTGCGTCAAGATTACATCCAAACGGCTCGCGCTAAGGGGCTACCAGAAAATCGAGTCATTTACGTTCATGCTCTACGGAACGCCATCAACCCCTTAATTACTTTGTTGGGTTTTGAGTTGGCGGGTTTATTAAGTGGTGCATTTATTGCTGAATTTTTCTTCAATTGGCCTGGTTTAGGAAGATTGACGTTGCAAGCAGTACAAAATCAAGATTTATATTTACTGATGGCAAGCTTAGTAATGGGTGCAGTGCTATTAATAGTTGGTAACTTGATAGCAGATTTGTTGCTTAAAGCCGCTGACCCTCGTATTCGTTTAGAAAATTTAAATTAG
- a CDS encoding adenine phosphoribosyltransferase: MNLKSLIRDIPDFPKPGILFRDITTLLRDPQGLRYTIDLFTQKILDAGLKADYVIGMESRGFMFGTPLAYQLGAGFIPVRKPGKLPAAVHSIEYELEYGTDCLEVHQDALHPQSRVLIVDDLIATGGTAGATAKLVEKIGCELVGFGFIIELQELQGRKNLPDVPIVSLVEY; the protein is encoded by the coding sequence ATGAACCTAAAATCTCTGATTCGTGATATTCCAGATTTTCCTAAACCCGGAATTTTATTTCGAGATATTACTACACTACTGCGCGACCCCCAAGGGCTGCGCTACACCATAGATTTGTTTACACAAAAAATTTTAGATGCTGGACTCAAAGCAGATTACGTGATTGGAATGGAGTCGCGGGGCTTTATGTTTGGCACACCTCTGGCTTATCAATTAGGAGCTGGTTTTATCCCTGTCCGTAAACCAGGTAAACTACCCGCAGCAGTACATTCGATTGAATATGAACTAGAGTACGGTACAGATTGCTTGGAAGTACATCAAGATGCTTTGCACCCCCAAAGCCGAGTTTTGATTGTAGACGATTTGATTGCCACAGGTGGAACCGCAGGCGCAACTGCAAAATTGGTAGAAAAAATAGGCTGCGAACTGGTAGGATTTGGGTTTATTATCGAGCTACAAGAATTACAAGGGCGTAAAAATCTGCCAGATGTGCCGATTGTCAGCCTTGTTGAATATTAG
- a CDS encoding DUF3038 domain-containing protein, giving the protein MNVSASLSPYNSPIPQSPPMILDTLPDPAIEGQVCPRKTRVQIDLILLAIEALELGGSEAILSFAQELELKGIIKDRVNLWRMRSTNPLRRAHNRRSLTIMEAKALVVIACYLARRLTVVIRQLLMIYQQLDEKQIPLEQNLRLSNYLERFRAHFKSRMNPRRSGIMALTSDEKLDELAIDLLGKLLFCTGTAGMQRFWISLFDGEVE; this is encoded by the coding sequence ATGAATGTCTCCGCTAGTTTATCGCCTTATAACAGTCCAATTCCCCAGTCACCGCCGATGATTTTGGATACTTTACCTGATCCTGCTATTGAAGGACAGGTCTGCCCTCGTAAAACTAGGGTGCAAATTGACTTAATTTTACTGGCAATTGAAGCTTTGGAACTTGGTGGTTCAGAAGCCATTTTGTCATTTGCACAAGAGTTGGAATTGAAAGGAATTATTAAAGACAGGGTAAATTTGTGGCGAATGCGTAGCACTAATCCCCTCAGAAGAGCGCATAATCGCCGCTCTTTAACAATTATGGAAGCCAAAGCCTTGGTGGTAATTGCTTGCTATTTAGCACGACGCTTAACAGTTGTGATTCGTCAGTTGCTTATGATATACCAACAACTGGATGAAAAGCAGATTCCCCTGGAACAAAATTTGCGATTATCTAATTACCTAGAACGATTTAGAGCGCATTTCAAAAGCCGGATGAATCCACGACGTTCAGGGATAATGGCATTAACTTCAGATGAAAAATTAGATGAATTGGCTATAGATTTGCTGGGTAAATTACTATTTTGTACCGGTACGGCTGGTATGCAGCGGTTTTGGATAAGTCTTTTTGACGGTGAAGTGGAATGA